Genomic DNA from Acidobacteriota bacterium:
CTTCCCCGCTCCGCCCCGACACTGAGGCCCCCTCCGGACCGGCCGCTGCGATGGTTCTGCTGCGCCTGCACGCCCGCGGCGCCTCCGGAGCCGGGGAACGACGATGCCTCGGGCACACCGCCGGTCCTCGGGAGCAGCCGGGAACACCGGAGCCGGTTTTCACGTATCATGGCCAGCAACACCGGGACGGTCTGTTGCGGAAGGAGAAGAGGCCATGAGTGAAGATCCCGACCCCCGGCGCTTTCGCACCGAAGAGTTCCGCGTGGACGGCTCCCAGGTGGTTCAGAAGATCAAGGAGCTGGTGCACGAGGGGAACATCCGCCGCATCGTGCTGAAGAACGAGGAGGGGAAATCCCTCCTGGAGGTCCCCCTGACCCTCGGGGTGGTGGGCGCGGCGCTGCTGCCCGTCTTCGCCGCCATCGGCGCGCTGGCGGCCCTGGTGGCCAAGCTCACCATCGTGGTGGAGAAAGTCGAGGAGTAGCCGTTCGTACGCGTCGTCCCGACGCGGACAAGAGGTTCCTACGCGTCGTCCCGACGCGGACGTGATCATTTTGTTCGCTTACTCAACCCGCNNNNNNNNNNNNNNNNNNNNNNNNNNNNNNNNNNNNNNNNNNNNNNNNNNNNNNNNNNNNNNNNNNNNNNNNNNNNNNNNNNNNNNNNNNNNNNNNNNNNGCCGGGACGGCGCGTGCAAACCTCCCCGTTCGTACGCGTCGTCCCGACGCGGACAGCCCGTTCCGCCCCGCGACGCTCTCCCCCCTGCGGTTCTCCCCCCCGCGCCGGGACGGCGCGTGCGAACCTCCCCGTTCGTACGCGTCGTCCCGACGCGGACAGCCCGTTCCGCCCCGCGACGCTCTCCCCCCTGCGGTTCTCCCCCCCGCGCCGGGACGGCGCGTGCAAACCTCCCCGTTCGTACGCGTCGTCCCGACGCGGACAGCCCGTTCCGCCCCGCGACGCTCTCCCCCCTGCGGTTCTCCCCCCCGCGCCGGGACGGCGCGTGCGAACCTCACCCCCGCGCCGGGACGGCGCGTGCGAACTTCAGGCCCCCTGGGGCAGCGGGTGCGTGACGGCCTGTTCCAGGATCTCGCCGCCCAGCGAGATTTTCGTCACCTTCACCGGCACCGGCCTCCCGGAAGCGCGGACCGCGTCCGCCACCAGACGGACCAGCCCGAAGCAGCACGGCACCTCCATGTGGACGACGTGGATGGACTGGAGGGCGTTCCCCGCGAACATCCGGGTGAGCTTGTCCAGGTAGGCCCCCGTGTCGTCCAGCTTGGGGCAGCCGATGAGGAGCGTCTTCCCGCCCAGGAAGGACCGGTGGAAGTCCGGGTAGGCGAAGGGGGCGCAGTCGGCGGCGATCACCAGGTCCGCCCCCTGCAGGTGCTCGGCCCGCACCGGCACCAGGTGGAGCTGCACCGGCCAGTTCTCCAGGCGGGACACGGCGGGCGGCGCCACCGCGAGGTCCGCGGCGGACGGCGCCGTCCGGGTGAGCGTGCGGGCCGCCGAACCGGGGCAGCCGTGCCCCGTGATCCCCCCCGCCGGGTGGAATGGGCGGGCGTGGGCCGCAGACGGGCAGGCCGACGCCGCCGGGGCCGCCTCCCCGGCGAGGTGGCGCTCCACCGCCACGGGGTCGAAGTCCGGCGCCTCCCGCTGCTCGATGGTGAGGGCCCCCTGCGGACAGTGCCCCAGGCAGGCCCCCAGGCCGTCGCACAGGGACTCGCCCACCACCTTGGCCTTGCCGTCCACGATGCGGATGGCGCCTTCCGCGCAGGCGGTCACGCAGAGCCCGCAGCCGTCGCACTTCTCTTCGTCGATCTTGATGATGTTTCGTGTGGACATTGTCTTCCTCCTGTCCCAAACCGATCATGGGGTCAGCATACCGCCGGCGGTCCGGCAAAACATTGACGTGGGTCAAGAGCAGGAAAAAGAAGTCCGTCCCTTCGGCGCAAACACGTGTCAAGTCGTGCACGGTTCCGGGAATGACCTTTACAGGCCGGTTTCGGGAGACCGGGAGAAGTTTTTTTCGCGTTTTCTCACTTTTTTTTCGGATTTTTTTCCACTGAAACGTTAGTAAGGGTAGGAACACTTCGGAGGATCACGGAGAACCTAATACCGGAAATTTTGACCACTAATTTCACTAATCTTCACTAATCAGGAGGATCAGGGCTTGAATCGCACCGGTTTTCAATTGAGTTTTTGCCAAGGGATCAAACGGGATCGGGCATATCGGGATACAGATTAGTGAAGATTAGTGTGATTAGTGGTTTAGAGGAGGCGATCATGGATGCATTGCTGCAGCAGGAGGGGTACGATCTGATGGCGGCGGCGTTCGAGGTGTACAACCGTATGGGCAGCGGTTACCTGGAAGAGGTTTACCACCAGTGCCTGGAACACGAACTCCGCTTGAGAAATATTCCGTACTCGTCCAAACCCGAACTGGAGATCCGATACAAGGGCGTGGTGCTTGAGAAGCGCTACCGGCCCGATTTGCTGGTTTTCGAGGGGATCATCGTCGAACTGAAGGCCGTGAAAGCCCTGGCGCCCGAGCATGAGGCGCAATTGCTCGGATACCTCAAAGCTTCCGGGAAACGCGTCGGCTATCTCCTGAACTTCGGCAGCCTGGACCAACTGGAGTGGAAACGGATGGTGAAGTGAAGGTCGACCGCTGATATTTGAACCACTCATCTCACTAATTCACACTAATGGATTCAGGAGATCAGGTGGTTGACGGGTTTTACTCAGACCACGGAGCAGAAGGCAGATTGGTAACGGTGATTCCGGGAACGGATACGTGGAAAAACCATGTGGGGCAAGTGAAAACTACCGGGGTGGTTGGGAGTTCGGGTTCGGGAGGGTGAATCGCGAATGCGTATCACCTCCGCCCCGGCAAGAAAACAGTCGCTTGTCGGGGCGAAATCGGGTAGAATGCGCGGAACGGGCACGCGGGCCGTCCGCCGCCCGGAAGGCTTGATGAACATGAACTTCTGTCAGAAATGCCACTGGAACAACGAAGACCTCGGCGTGCACTGCGCCCGCTGCGGGGCCACCCTGCTCCCCCCCCTCATCCCCCAGCCCTCGCTCGAGGCCATGGAGGACTTCCAGGACGAGGACAAATTCGAGATCCTCAACCTTCTGGACAGCGTCCGGCGCTTCTCGGAACGACGCCTGGACGGGGTCGATCTGAGCCTCGAACTCCAGTCCCAGTTCAACCTGCGGGTCTCCGTCGTCCTGGAGCGGCTCCTGAAGACCCTGGAAGAGAACGGGACGATCGACCGGAAACACTTCCACCGCGAAGTGGAGGAGGAGGTGGGCCTCAAGCGCTTCAGCCTGGAGCAGAAGGCCCTCCTCGAACGGCGACGGGAAGCCGTGCTCACCCACTGCAACGGGAAGGACGCGGGGGCCTTCGCGGCCCTGGTGGAGTTCGCCTGGCCGCTGCTGTACACGTCCCGGCACCGGGAAGCGGTGGAGGGCCTGCACCGCGCCCTGGAGATGGACCCCGTCAACCCGGTCCTCCTGCGGACCCTGGCGGAGATCCTCTTCATCGGCGGCGACCTGGCCGGCGCCGAGAAGCTCAACCGGCGCCTCCTCGAACGCTTCCCCGACCGGCCGGGGGGCAACATGCTCTCGGCCATGATCCAGCTCAAGCGGGGGAACGCCGCCGCCGCCATCGAGCGGCTCCGGGCCGCCCGGGAGGCGTCGCCGCGCTCCTTCACCCTCCACTTCCTCGCCGGGACCGCCCACTTCCTCAAGCACGAGTTCGAGAAGGCCGGGGAGTCGTTCCGCGAGGCCTGCCGCAGCCGTCCGCTGCCCGTCGTCCCGCCGCTGAGCGCCATGGCCTTCTACCTGGGGAACAAGGTGGCCGACGCGGAGACCCTGCTGGAGGAGAATTCCGCGCTCACCGACGAGACGGGGTTCGCACCCTTTCTGCAGGGGCTGATCCGCCTCCGCCGAAACCAGCCCCGCAAGGCGGACGAGCACTTCCGCCGGGCGACGGCCGCCAACCGCAAGTGGCGGAAGGTGATCTCGCGCCTCGCCACCCCGGGCCCGGACCACACGGAACCGGCCCAGATCCGTTACTTCACGGGCCTGCTCCGCCGTCGCATGGAGGAGATCATGGCCCTGCTCATCAGCGAGATCCAGAACTTCAACGGGTAGTCCGCAAGGAGGACATCATGGCCGACGAAAAAGACCTCAAATCCAAGGCGATCGAGACCGCCTTGTTCCAGATCGAGAAACAGTTCGGGAAAGGGTCCATCATGAAGCTGGGCGACCGGCCCCGGGACCTGGACATCCCCGTCATCCCCCTGGGGATCCTCTCCATCGATGCGGCCCTGGGCGTCGGCGGCATCCCCAAGGGTCGCATCACCGAAATCTACGGCCCGGAGGCCAGCGGCAAGACCACCATCGCCCTGCACGCCATCGCGGCCTGCCAGAAGATGGGCGGCTACGCGGCCTTCATCGACGCCGAGCACGCTCTCGACCCCATCTACGCCAAGAAACTGGGCGTGATCACCGACGAACTGCTGGTCAGCCAGCCCGACTCCGGCGAGCAGGCCCTGGAGATCGCCGAGGTCCTGGTGCGCAGCGGCGCCATCGACATCGTGGTGGTGGATTCCGTGGCCGCCCTGGTGCCCAAGGTGGAACTGGAAGGCGACATGGGCGACCCCACCATGGGCCTCCAGGCGCGCCTCATGAGCCAGGCCCTGCGCAAGCTCACCGCCATCGTGTCCAAGTCGAAGACCAGCCTGATCTTCATCAACCAGGTCCGCGACAAGATCGGGGTCACCTACGGCAACCCCGAGACCACCACCGGCGGTCGGGCCCTCAAGTTCTACGCCACGATCCGGATCGACGTCCGGCGCATCGGCGGCGTCAAGGTGGGGGACAACGACATCGGCAACCGCACCAAGCTCAAGGTGGTGAAGAACAAGATCGCGCCTCCCTTCAAGATGACCGAGTTCGACATCATCTGGGGCGAGGGGGTCTCCCGCGAGGGCGACATGCTGGACCTGGCGGTCAACATGAAGCTGGTGGAGAAGAGCGGGGCCTGGTTCTCCTACGAGGGGACCAAGCTCGGCCAGGGGCGCGAGAACTCCAAGCTCTTCCTGAAGGACAACCCGGACATCGGCAACAAGATCGAGTCCATCGTCCGGGAACGGCTGGGCTTCGCCGACGCCGCCCTGCTCCAGGGCGCGCCGGACGCCTCCGCGGACGCCTGATCGCAACAGGACAATCACCACGAACGACACGAACCACACCAACAAGGACGCAGATGAAGGAATGACGGATAAACGCGCTGGAGGGTAAGCTCGGATGACCCGTCCAAATATCAGGACCGGTTCCGACCCGTTCCGAAGGGTTCGAGGTCAACGGCAACCAGGCCGTGCCGTCCGGACCTACAGCCTACAGCCTAAATCGCTACAGCCTGGAGTTTCCCCGTGATTCTGGCCCGCGTCATCGGCAACATCGAGTCCACCCACAAGCACCTTCAGTACGAGGGGCTCAAGCTTCTTTACGTCCAGCCCCTGGAGGTGGACCTCGAGCCCGTCGGCGACCCCTACATCGCCGCGGACTCGGTGGACGCCGGCGTCGGCGACCTCGTGCTGGTCATCGAGGAGGGGTGGTCCTCCTGGAACGCCGTCGGGAAGGACAAGGCGCCCCTCAACCGCGCCGTGGTGGGGGTGGTGGACAAGATCGAGTTCCTGGAAGGTGCCGCACGATGAGTGACACTCCCGTGATCCTGCTGGCCCACCCGCTCCCCTTCGGCGGCGCGTCCCGTTTCCCGGCGGGGTGGGACGTCCGCGTCGCCCCGCCGTTCGCGGGACCGGCGGAGGTCCCCGCGGGGCTCGGCGATTGCGACGGCCTGGTCACCCTCCTCAACGACACGGTGGACCGACGCTGGATCGATGCAGCCCATCCCCGCCTGCGCCTGATCGCCAACGTGGGAGTGGGCTACAACCACATCGACTGGGAGTACGCCCGGGATCGCGGCGTCATCGTGACCAACACGCCCGGGGTGCTCACCGAGGCCACCGCGGACCTGGCCATGGCCCTGGTCCTGGCCTGTTCCCGCCGGATCGTGGAGGCCGACCGCTTCACCCGCGAGGGGCGCTTCAGGGGATGGGACCTGGAACTGCTCCTGGGCCTCGAACTCGGCGGCGCCACCCTGGGCGTCGTCGGCATGGGCCGCATCGGGAGGGCCGTGGCCCGGCGGGCCGCCGGCTTCGGGATGCGCATCCTCTACACCCGGTCCGGGGAGGGGGACGCCGGCCCGCTCGGTTTCGACGCGCGGCGGGCAACGTTCGAGGACCTCCTGGCGGAGTCCGACGTGGTCACGCTCCACTGCCCCCTGACGCCGAGGACCCGCAAGCTCTTCGACGATGCCGCCTTCGCCTGGATGAAGACCGGGGCCATCCTCGTCAACACCGCCCGGGGGCCGGTGGTGGACGAGGCCGCGCTGGCGCGGGCCCTGCGGTCCGGGAAACTGGCGGCGGCGGGGCTCGACGTGTACGCGGAGGAGCCGGCCATCCCGCCGGAGCTCCTGGCGCTGCCCAACGTGACGGTGCTTCCCCACATCGGGTCCGCCACGGAAAAGGCCCGGCGCGCCATCGTGAACATGGCGGTGGACAACGCGGTGGCGTTTTTCACCACCGGCCGCGCCCTCAACCCCGTGGGGTGAGGGCCGGGGCCGCCGGGGCGAGGGCCCCGGGAACCGGGGGAGACCCCCGAGACTACCCTGTCCGCCAGGCGGACGGAAACGGAAGGTGTCTGATGCGGGCCAAAGTGTACGTGACCTTGAAAAGCGGCGTGCTGGACCCCCAGGGCAAGGCGGTCCAGGGGGCCATCAGGAGCCTGGGGCACGCCGAGGTGCTCGACGTGCGCCAGGGGAAGTACTTCGAGATCCGGCTGACGGACAGCATGAGCCGCGAACGGGCCGGGGCCCTGCTGGACGAACTGGCGAAGACCGTGCTGTCCAACGGCGTCATCGAGAACTACCGGGTGGAACTGGAGGGGTGATGAAATTCGGGGTCGTCGTTTTTCCGGGGTCCAACTGCGACCACGATGCCTACCACGCCGCCAAGCACGTCCTGGGGCAGCCCACGGTCTACCTCTGGCACAAGGACGAGGACCTGCAGGGGTGCGACGTGGTGATCCTCCCCGGGGGCTTCTCCTACGGCGACTACCTCCGGACGGGCGCCATCGCCCGCTTCTCCCCCATCATGAAGTCGGTGGTGCGCTTCGCCGAGGGCGGCGGGAAGGTGCTGGGCATCTGCAACGGATTCCAGATCCTGCTGGAGAGCGGGCTCCTGCCGGGCGCCATGCTGCGCAACAAGGGGCTCAAGTTCATCTGCCGGCCCCAGCACATCCGCGTGGAGACCACCGACACGCCCTTCACCCGGGCTTGCGAGAGCGGGCGGGTCCTGTCCGTCCCCATCGCTCACCACGACGGCAACTACTTTGCCGACGACGAGACCCTGGCCCGGCTCAAGGCCGAAGACCGGGTGGTCTTCCGCTACTGCGACGCCGACGGGACCGTGGGAGCGGCGTCCAACCCCAACGGCTCGGCGGACCACATCGCCGGGATCTGCAACGCGGGCCGCAACGTGGTGGGCCTCATGCCCCACCCCGAGCGCGCCGTGGAGGCCCTCACCGGCTCCGACGACGGCCGCCGGATCTTCGCGTCGCTGCTGTAACCGCGGACCCGTCCGGAGCGGATTTCAACCACGAACCACACCAACCACACGAACGGGTTCCGGGCGCAAGGGCGAAATGTCATCTTCATTGATTTGATTCTGAAGAGATCTTTTTTATAGGAGGGGCATCCATGCCCAAGGTCGCGCTCGTCCTGGTGATCCTCGTCCTCGCGGCCGCCATCGCCATTTCCCTGGCCCTGGTCCAGAAAAAGCCGTCCGTCGCCGCACCGCCGAAACCCTATGTCCGGGCTGAATCGAAGGAGATCCAGGCTTTTTACAAACCCTACGCGGAGTTCATGCCCCGGACCCCGCCGGAGCTGCTGCCGTTTCTGGCGCGGCTGGAGGCCGGGACCGGCCTGAAGCGGACCCTCCGGAATTTCCCCACGGACCGGGAGTCCCTGAAGAAGGCGGCCGCGGCCTTCGCCGCCGCGGCCCGGGAGGTCTTCCAGGCGGAACTCTCGCTCGAGAATCCCCAGGCGGAGCAGCTGGACCGGTTCATCGACGGACATCTCATCGACGAGCGGTTGAGGCCGTTTTTCAAAGGGGAATCCCTTCGCCCGGACCTGTCGGAGACGGAATCGGAACAGTATTTCAAAGAAAGGGAGAAGATCCGGATCCCCAACGAACCGTTGCTTTACTACACCATGGGCGCCTTCTGGGGGGAGTGGCTCGTGCAACACCGGAAAGCGGTCTGGAAGCTCTACCCCCCGCTGAACCCGATTCAGTCATTCCCGGACATGGTCACCACGGGAGCTTCGGTATGTCTGCTCCCCTTCTCCCATGTCGTGAAAAAGCTCTCCGATCCGGAAGGGGATCAACTCACGTTCAAGGCCGCCGTTTCGACGACGCAGAAACGGATGTTCCCGCCATACCCGTTGATCGCCTCACTGGCCGACGTCGAAATATCCGTAACAGACGATCTGCCGGAACAGGTCAGACTGGCAGACTTGGCCGAGAAGGCAGGGGATCACGAAAAGTCGGTCTCGATGTACACAGAGTACATGAACTCCGACCCGAACTCTCCACGGTTGATGGCTCTTGCCATTGATTGTGCTCAGCAAACTGGCCGAGACGATCTGGTGGTGGACTGGTCGAAGCGTCTGCTCCGTCTGTCACCCCGTCACCCGAGAGTTTGCCACAACCTGGCCGTCGTGTACTCGAACGCGCCGGGCCGGATGCCGGAGGCGATCGCCCTCCTGGAAACCGCCCTGAAGGAGGACCCGCAGTACGGCATGGCCCACTACACCCTCGCCTCGTGCCTGGCCGAGACCGGCCGGTTCCCCGAGGCCCGAACCCACCTCGTATGGGTGATCGAGCACGATTCCGCGCTGAAGCAGCGCGCCGAGGAACTGCTGGCGGCCATCAGGGGGAAGTGAACTGTCCGGTATGTGGTCGGGTAACGCCCCTTCCCGGCGGGCCGGGTCGCCGGCCACGGTCGTGGGACCCCTGCGGGGTCCGGGATCGTCCCCGGCTCACCCTCACCCCGGATTGGCGCCCGGGGCTATTCACCGGCTCCCTGCGGGACCGGGTCACCCCAGAAGGTAGCCGTTGGCGGCGTTGGCCTCGATGAGTTCGCGGACTTCGAAGGTCTCGAAGCCCTCGGCGACGAAGGGGTCCTGGCGGGCGAGGTGATCGGCCTCCTCGGTGGAACCCGCGCGGACGGCCACCATGCCGCCCCCGCCGTCCGCGAAGGGGCCGCAGAGGGCGAGCCGGCCGTCCCGTTCCAGCCCCCGCAAGTGCTCCACGTGGCGCCGGATCACCTCCGGCGTGAAAGGCCTGGTTTGCTTGAGGAAGATCACGTAGGTTCGGGTCATGGCTGCCTCGAGGAACGGGATGTCGAAGCGTGATCCTGCCACGGGGCGCCCGAGGACGCAAGGCTTTTCCCGGTGCGCCATGGTTACCCCCGGATCGGACCGATCGGTCGGATTTGACCGATCCGACGGAGGGCACCCTCTCCGGACCTAAAGCCTAAACCCCTACAGCCTAAATCCCTTGTCCGACTGCGATAGCGATACCGATACCGATACCGATACCGATACCGATGGGGGGAGCGGGGAACACGCTGGATTAGCGCGTGACACCGGGGGCTTTTTGGTGTAGATTAAAGGCTTTGGGGGATAGTCATGAGCACGCGCGCCCAGCTCGAAAAAACCCGGAACATCGGCATCATCGCCCACATTGACGCGGGGAAGACCACCGTCACCGAGCGGGTCCTCTACTACGCCGGCAAGATCCACCGCATGGGGGAGGTCCACGACGGGACCGCCACCATGGACTGGATGCTCCAGGAGCAGCAGCGCGGCATCACCATCACCTCCGCCGTCACCAGCTTCGAGTGGGACGGCCACGACATCCACCTGATCGACACCCCGGGCCACGTGGACTTCTCCATCGAGGTGGAGCGGTCCCTCCGCGTCCTGGACGGCGCCGTGGTGGTCTTCTGCGGCGTGGGCGGCGTGCAGCCGCAGTCCGAGACCGTGTGGCACCAGGCCGACAAGCACCGGGTGCCGCGCCTGGCCTTCGTCAACAAGATGGACCGCCCCGGGGCCGACTTCTTCGCCGTGGTGGAGCAGATCCGGAAGAAGCTGGGCGCCGTGCCCCTCCCGCTGGAAATCCCCATTCTCGAGCGCGACACCTTCGTCGGCGTGGTGGACCTGGTCACCCACAAGGCCTACCGGTGGGACGAGGGGTCCCTGGGGGCCGAGGTCCTGGAAAGCCCCGTCCCCGAGGCCATGGAAGAGGAGGTCCGCCTGCACCGCGACCACCTGGTGGAGACCCTGGCGAACGTGGACGACGGCATCGCGGAAAAGTACCTCGAGGGGGTCACCCCGGAAATCCCCGAACTCAACCGGGCGATTCGCCGCTGCACCCTGGACATCCGGCTCGTCCCGGTGCTCTGCGGCGCCGCCCTGCGCAACCGGGGCGTGCAGCCGCTGCTCGGCGCCGTCTGCCGGTACCTCCCCTCGCCCCTCGACCTGCCCCCGGTCACCGGGCGGCACCCCGACACCGGCCAGGCGGAAGTCCGCCACCCCGACGACAAGGAGCCCCTGGCCGCCCTGGTCTACAAGGTGATGATGGAAGAGGGCCGGCGCATGAGCTTCGTCCGGGTCTACTCCGGGGTATTGACGGTCGGCGAGGAGGTCTACCTCCCGGCGCGCCGCGAGAAGGAGCGCGTGGCGAGGATCTTCCTCATGCACGCCAACAAGCGGACCCGCCTGGAAAAAATCGGTGCGGGGAACATCGTGGCCGTCATGGGCCTCAAGTCAGCTGCCACCGGCGAGACCCTGTGCGACGAGGATCACCCCCTGCTCCTGGAACGTATCGACGCCTGCGAGCCCGTCATCTCCATGGCGGTCGAACCCCGCCGGAACGCCGACCTGGACAAGATGCAGGCCACCCTGCACAAGATGAGCGACGAGGACCCCACCTTCTCGGTGAAGGAGGACCCCGACACCGGCCAGACCATCATCTCCGGGATGGGGGAACTCCACCTCGAGGTGATCGTGGACCGGCTGAAGACCGAGTACGAGCTGGAGGTCTCGGTGGGCCGCCCCCAGGTGGTCTACCGCGAGACGGTGGGCGACGTCGCCGAGGGGACGGGCACCTTCGAACACGAGGTGGCCGGCAAGGACCAGTACGCCCAGGTCCGCCTGCAGGTGGAACCCCTGCCCCGCGGGACCGGGAACCGCTTCGAGGGCTTCGAACAGCTGGACGGGATGCCCCCGCTGTTCCGGGACGCCGTCGAAGCCGGCCTGCGGGACGCCTGTTTCGGGGGCGTGATCATGGGTTACCCCCTCGTGGATTTGCGGATCACCGTGCAGGAGGTGGGGACCCGCGAGGGCCAATCCACCGAGGTGGCCCTCAAGGCCGCCGCCATGCACGCGCTGTTCAAGGCCGTCCAGCAGGCCTCCCCATCCCTCCTCGAGCCCGTCATGGCGGTGGAGTGCGTGGTCCCGGAGGAGTACCTGGGCGGGGTCGTGGGCGACCTCGGCGCCCGCGGCGGGCAGGTCCAGGGCATCACGCCGCGGGGCAGCATCTCCGCCATCGACGCGCACGTACCCCTCTCCAGCATGTTCGGGTACGCCCGCGCCATCCGGACCCTCACCCAGGGCCGCGGTGTCTTCTCCATGCAGTTCTCCCACTTCGAGGCCGCCAGCGCCTGACCCTTAAGATTTTCTTTTGAATTTCACCCCGCCTGATGTAGAATATCTAATTTGTATTCGCCGGCGGTCGTGATGAAGATACCGTCAACATTCATCCAGGAGCTCAAGAGCGCCCTGAACATCGTCGAGGTGGCCGGACAGTACATGAAGGTGGTCCGGAAGGGAAGGAACTACTTCGCGCTCTGCCCGTTCCACGGCGAGAAAACCCCCAGCTTCTCCCTCAACGAACAGCTCCAGATCTTCCACTGCTTCGGGTGCGGCAAGGGTGGGGACGTCATCACGCTGTACATGGAACTGGAGCACCTCTCCTACCCCGACGCCGTCCTCCAGCTGGCCGAGCGGGCCCACCTCAAGGTCCCCCGCGAGTCCCCCGACGAGGAGAAATCCTACAACGAGCGAAAGTTCCTCTACACGGTCATGGAGGAGGCGGCCCGCTTCTACCGGCAATCCCTGGAGTCGGAGCGCGGGGGGCCCGGCCGCGAGTACCTCGAACGGCGGCGCATCGGGGGCGACACCATCGAGGCCTTCGGGATCGGCTACGCACCGGGGGACGGTTTCCACCTGGTCAGCTACCTCCGCGGGCTCGGCATGTCGGAAAAACACCTGCTGGACGCCGGGGTGGCGCGCCGCTCCGAGCGGACCGACCGCCTCTACGACTACTTCCGCGACCGGGTGATCGTCCCCATCCGCGACCACCAGGGGCGCATCGTGGCCTTCGGTGGCCGCATCCTGGGCGAGGGGGAGCCCAAGTACCTCAACTCCCAGGAGACGCCCGTCTACCGCAAGGGCGACCACCTCTTCGGCCTGAACCTGGCGGGCCGGCAGATCCGCGACCGGGACGAGGCCGTGCTGGT
This window encodes:
- the fusA gene encoding elongation factor G, whose translation is MSTRAQLEKTRNIGIIAHIDAGKTTVTERVLYYAGKIHRMGEVHDGTATMDWMLQEQQRGITITSAVTSFEWDGHDIHLIDTPGHVDFSIEVERSLRVLDGAVVVFCGVGGVQPQSETVWHQADKHRVPRLAFVNKMDRPGADFFAVVEQIRKKLGAVPLPLEIPILERDTFVGVVDLVTHKAYRWDEGSLGAEVLESPVPEAMEEEVRLHRDHLVETLANVDDGIAEKYLEGVTPEIPELNRAIRRCTLDIRLVPVLCGAALRNRGVQPLLGAVCRYLPSPLDLPPVTGRHPDTGQAEVRHPDDKEPLAALVYKVMMEEGRRMSFVRVYSGVLTVGEEVYLPARREKERVARIFLMHANKRTRLEKIGAGNIVAVMGLKSAATGETLCDEDHPLLLERIDACEPVISMAVEPRRNADLDKMQATLHKMSDEDPTFSVKEDPDTGQTIISGMGELHLEVIVDRLKTEYELEVSVGRPQVVYRETVGDVAEGTGTFEHEVAGKDQYAQVRLQVEPLPRGTGNRFEGFEQLDGMPPLFRDAVEAGLRDACFGGVIMGYPLVDLRITVQEVGTREGQSTEVALKAAAMHALFKAVQQASPSLLEPVMAVECVVPEEYLGGVVGDLGARGGQVQGITPRGSISAIDAHVPLSSMFGYARAIRTLTQGRGVFSMQFSHFEAASA